A section of the Ruania halotolerans genome encodes:
- the rlmC gene encoding 23S rRNA (uracil(747)-C(5))-methyltransferase RlmC produces MRCDYYESDRCRSCTVIQTPYEVQLSAKDVRARAALGESGIAWEPPVASGESGFRNKAKMVAGGSVDAPKLGILTSGKEVQDLRECPLHEPAVAAALPVLAEFVTAARLVPYDVTTRRGELKYVLVTGSPEGELLVRFVLRSTESVPRIRKHLGWLTQTLPNLVVASVNLHPTHSALVEGQEELLLTEQELLPMRVGAVELALRPQGFFQTNTPMAATLYRLAAEWTAHLEYRTAWDLYSGVGGFAMHLARDGAMVTGIESSGEAVAAATASAERAGLSGVQFAAGDAGAFARHAQDVPDLVVVNPPRRGIGAELAACLESSGVGHVLYSSCHVDSLAQDVAAMPSLTPVRARVLDMFPHTGHFETLVLLER; encoded by the coding sequence GTGCGGTGCGACTATTACGAGAGCGACCGGTGCCGTTCCTGCACCGTGATTCAGACGCCGTATGAGGTGCAGCTGTCAGCCAAGGACGTGCGCGCACGCGCCGCGCTCGGTGAGTCCGGGATCGCCTGGGAGCCGCCGGTGGCGTCTGGCGAGTCAGGCTTCCGGAACAAGGCAAAGATGGTGGCCGGCGGTTCGGTGGACGCGCCGAAGCTAGGGATTCTCACCTCCGGCAAGGAGGTGCAAGATCTTCGGGAGTGCCCGCTGCACGAGCCGGCGGTGGCCGCTGCGCTACCGGTGCTGGCCGAGTTCGTGACGGCGGCCCGCCTGGTGCCCTATGACGTCACCACCCGCCGGGGCGAGTTGAAGTATGTGCTGGTGACGGGGTCGCCCGAGGGTGAGTTGCTGGTGCGGTTCGTGCTGCGCTCCACCGAGTCCGTGCCCCGGATCCGCAAGCATCTGGGGTGGTTGACGCAGACGTTGCCGAACCTGGTGGTGGCCTCGGTGAACCTGCACCCCACGCACAGCGCCTTGGTGGAGGGGCAGGAGGAGCTCCTGCTCACCGAGCAGGAGCTGCTGCCGATGCGGGTCGGTGCGGTGGAGTTGGCGCTGCGCCCACAGGGTTTCTTCCAGACGAACACCCCGATGGCGGCCACCCTGTACCGGTTGGCCGCCGAGTGGACTGCGCACCTCGAGTACCGCACCGCCTGGGACCTGTACAGCGGGGTGGGCGGGTTCGCAATGCACCTGGCCCGGGACGGCGCGATGGTGACCGGGATCGAGTCGAGTGGCGAGGCCGTGGCGGCGGCGACTGCGAGCGCCGAGCGGGCCGGCCTGAGCGGGGTGCAGTTCGCGGCCGGCGACGCCGGTGCATTCGCGCGCCATGCACAGGACGTGCCGGATCTGGTGGTGGTGAACCCGCCGCGGCGTGGGATCGGGGCGGAGTTGGCTGCCTGTCTGGAAAGTTCGGGGGTCGGCCACGTGCTCTACTCCAGCTGCCACGTAGATTCCCTGGCACAGGACGTGGCCGCGATGCCGTCGCTGACGCCGGTCCGCGCCCGGGTGCTGGATATGTTCCCGCACACTGGTCACTTCGAGACGCTGGTGCTGCTGGAGCGTTGA
- a CDS encoding LacI family DNA-binding transcriptional regulator has translation MRVTMREVAERAGVSVKTVSRVVNGEPYIRPETLAQVQAAIAELDWTPNASARTLRTGRTGVLGIMVAELRRPLLAALVEALVTEVDRHGLHAAVEPIHDDATRLADVLAARGRTFDALLAVDAPALPAMADDGGPLVRVDVTSAAPSAGRHRVYVDRESAGDLLLRHLRLMGRSRIVRLGHGPLDLHPELPAITLEDMDRAAGYRAAQRAIVDHPQVDALVCGSDEIALGVLAGLHAAGVEVPGRVAVSGFGDLEDGRFATPSLTTLDPDPAGLARAAVDMALTRLRDADAGEREIAVPVTLVRRESTMGESPR, from the coding sequence ATGCGGGTCACGATGCGGGAGGTCGCCGAGCGAGCGGGCGTCTCGGTCAAGACCGTCTCGCGCGTGGTCAACGGTGAGCCGTACATCCGGCCCGAGACCCTCGCGCAGGTGCAGGCGGCGATCGCCGAACTGGACTGGACCCCGAACGCCTCCGCGCGCACGCTCCGCACCGGCCGTACCGGTGTGCTGGGCATCATGGTTGCCGAACTGCGGCGGCCACTGCTGGCCGCCCTCGTGGAGGCCCTGGTCACGGAAGTGGACCGGCACGGTCTGCACGCGGCGGTCGAGCCGATTCACGACGACGCCACTCGCCTCGCCGATGTGCTCGCCGCCCGAGGGCGCACCTTCGATGCCCTGCTTGCCGTCGACGCTCCCGCACTGCCCGCGATGGCCGATGACGGCGGTCCGCTCGTGCGCGTGGACGTCACCTCTGCCGCGCCGTCCGCGGGACGGCATCGGGTCTACGTGGACCGAGAGAGCGCCGGTGACCTGCTGCTCCGGCACCTGAGACTGATGGGGCGCTCCCGGATCGTCCGGCTCGGCCATGGCCCCTTGGACCTGCACCCCGAGCTTCCCGCGATCACCTTGGAAGACATGGACCGAGCGGCCGGCTACCGGGCCGCCCAGCGAGCCATCGTCGATCACCCCCAGGTGGACGCCCTCGTGTGCGGAAGCGATGAGATTGCCCTCGGAGTCCTCGCCGGGCTCCATGCGGCCGGGGTGGAGGTCCCTGGCCGGGTGGCGGTGAGCGGTTTTGGTGACCTGGAGGATGGCCGGTTCGCCACTCCGTCCCTGACCACACTCGATCCGGACCCGGCGGGCCTGGCGAGGGCCGCCGTCGACATGGCGCTGACCAGACTGCGTGATGCGGACGCCGGTGAGCGCGAAATCGCGGTGCCGGTCACGCTCGTGCGCCGTGAGTCCACCATGGGGGAGAGCCCCCGGTGA
- a CDS encoding LacI family DNA-binding transcriptional regulator, with product MSAKPTLDDVAAVAGVSAKTVSNVLLDRPHVAAATRERVHAAVKTVGYQVNRAGRGLASGRSGRIAVVVPNLYQPYFAEIAERLILALAAAGFTSTLRVALDARAERDAVRGATTADADGVIICPHHLSADLLGARTPDRPVVQVGGGPTGLVDVVVMGERDGFEAVTRHLLDSGRRRLALVWNATASGRPEGSRYEGFVAAHRSRGLEPDPGLMVAGSDWDRRVSGYEAMTGLLRTGAQFDAVVGINDAVAVGAMRALRSHGLRVPEDVAVTGFDDTDEAGFTVPPLTSVSPEQELMVTAAVQMLMERLDGLDSAAREHRTGAHLVPRASSGAARSRV from the coding sequence ATGAGCGCCAAGCCGACCCTGGATGATGTGGCCGCCGTGGCCGGAGTCTCCGCGAAGACGGTTTCGAATGTGCTCCTGGACCGCCCGCATGTGGCTGCCGCAACCCGGGAGCGGGTGCATGCGGCGGTGAAGACCGTTGGCTATCAGGTGAACCGGGCCGGTCGGGGCCTCGCCTCGGGGCGCAGCGGCCGGATCGCTGTGGTGGTCCCCAACCTGTACCAGCCGTATTTCGCCGAGATCGCCGAACGTCTCATCCTCGCGCTTGCCGCCGCAGGGTTCACGAGCACTCTGCGCGTGGCGCTCGATGCTCGCGCCGAGCGGGATGCGGTGCGTGGCGCGACCACGGCAGACGCTGACGGCGTGATCATCTGCCCGCACCACCTCAGTGCCGACCTGCTGGGCGCACGCACGCCCGACCGGCCGGTGGTGCAGGTCGGCGGCGGGCCGACCGGACTGGTGGACGTCGTTGTGATGGGGGAGCGGGACGGCTTCGAAGCCGTCACCCGGCATCTCCTTGACTCGGGACGGCGCAGGCTCGCCCTGGTCTGGAACGCCACGGCCAGCGGGCGGCCCGAGGGTTCGCGCTATGAGGGTTTCGTTGCCGCCCACCGCTCGCGCGGCCTCGAGCCCGACCCTGGGCTCATGGTGGCCGGATCGGACTGGGATCGCCGGGTGTCCGGATACGAGGCGATGACCGGGTTGCTGCGCACCGGAGCTCAGTTCGACGCGGTGGTGGGCATCAATGACGCAGTGGCAGTCGGGGCGATGCGCGCATTGCGCAGTCACGGGTTGCGCGTGCCCGAAGACGTGGCCGTGACCGGCTTCGATGACACGGATGAGGCCGGCTTCACCGTGCCGCCGCTGACCTCGGTCAGTCCCGAGCAGGAGCTGATGGTGACTGCGGCTGTGCAGATGCTCATGGAGCGTCTCGACGGCCTGGACTCCGCCGCTCGCGAGCATCGCACCGGCGCTCACCTGGTGCCACGCGCCTCATCCGGCGCCGCCCGTTCCCGCGTCTGA
- a CDS encoding glycoside hydrolase family 127 protein, whose protein sequence is MTYQQAAATSPSPASGHLVGVAPAIPRASTGQHRPLDLREVRLSSDGALGAWQQRNAEATIGHCITNLETSGVLDNFRRVIGDSDAEYRGFVFADSDLYKTIEAVAWEIARTGTTGWDGWLDDVIALVARVQEGSGYVVTWIQGVHPEKKFAELEWTHEMYVAGHMIQAGVALARAAGRDDLLTLARRFADLLDDRFGPGGDEGICGHPEIETALVELYRHTGERRYLTLAERMIDLRGTGLLKVGGLGATYFQDHAPVREARDAVGHAVRQLYLNAGATDVYLETGEPALAEVLHAQWESVHHRKMYLTGAFGSRHRDEAFGDDYELPSDRAYAETCATIADLHWTWRMLLAADRPVAAYAEIIERELHNALAAAVDTTGTRFFYANPLQLRPDRFSEENAPRDRQPWYTCACCPPNLARLVAQLGSYVASATADELALHLIADAEIDAPAYLGGGTLRVSTRYPDDGQVTLAIDGSASLRVALRVPSWSERTALDGEPVTPDPDGYLRLTVTEPVTLTLDLTPRWTRAHHRADALRGARAIEVGPRVYCVEQVDLPDGVALDDVLVAEGAELSAQEQGGQMRIGLRGILRAERAADELYPGAPQQAEPGTDLAMTAVPFASWGNRGSTAMRVWIPVV, encoded by the coding sequence GTGACGTATCAGCAGGCGGCGGCGACGTCGCCCTCTCCGGCCTCGGGCCACCTGGTCGGCGTCGCACCGGCCATTCCCCGCGCCAGCACCGGGCAACATCGTCCGCTCGACCTGCGCGAGGTCCGGCTCAGTTCCGACGGCGCGCTGGGCGCCTGGCAGCAGCGCAATGCCGAGGCCACCATCGGCCACTGCATCACCAACCTCGAGACTTCCGGGGTGCTCGACAACTTCCGCCGGGTAATCGGGGATTCCGACGCCGAGTACCGCGGCTTCGTCTTCGCCGACTCCGACCTCTACAAGACGATCGAGGCGGTCGCCTGGGAGATCGCCCGCACCGGCACCACCGGCTGGGACGGCTGGCTCGACGACGTCATCGCGCTCGTCGCCCGCGTGCAGGAGGGCTCCGGCTACGTGGTGACCTGGATTCAGGGCGTGCATCCGGAGAAGAAGTTCGCCGAGCTGGAGTGGACGCACGAGATGTACGTCGCCGGCCACATGATCCAGGCCGGCGTCGCTCTCGCCCGCGCCGCGGGCCGGGACGATCTGCTCACTCTCGCCCGCCGCTTCGCCGATCTGCTCGACGATCGCTTCGGCCCCGGCGGGGATGAGGGGATCTGCGGCCATCCAGAGATCGAGACCGCACTGGTCGAGCTCTACCGCCACACCGGCGAGCGCCGCTACCTCACCCTCGCCGAGCGGATGATCGACCTGCGCGGCACCGGGCTGCTCAAGGTCGGCGGCCTGGGCGCCACCTACTTCCAGGACCACGCGCCCGTACGGGAGGCGAGGGACGCCGTCGGGCATGCGGTGCGCCAGCTGTACCTGAATGCCGGGGCCACCGATGTGTACCTGGAGACCGGGGAACCGGCGCTCGCTGAGGTGCTGCACGCGCAGTGGGAGAGCGTGCATCACCGCAAGATGTACCTCACCGGCGCATTCGGCTCCCGGCACCGGGACGAGGCATTCGGGGACGACTACGAGCTCCCCTCCGATCGCGCCTATGCCGAGACCTGCGCCACCATCGCGGACCTGCACTGGACCTGGCGGATGCTGCTCGCCGCCGACCGCCCAGTGGCTGCCTACGCCGAGATCATCGAGCGGGAGCTGCACAATGCCCTCGCCGCCGCTGTGGACACCACCGGCACGCGCTTCTTCTACGCCAACCCGCTGCAGCTGCGCCCGGACCGGTTCAGCGAGGAGAACGCACCACGGGACCGGCAGCCCTGGTATACCTGCGCATGCTGTCCGCCGAACCTCGCCCGCCTGGTGGCCCAGCTCGGCTCGTATGTGGCCTCGGCCACGGCCGATGAACTCGCGCTGCACCTGATCGCCGATGCCGAGATCGATGCGCCGGCGTATCTGGGCGGGGGCACCCTGCGGGTGTCCACCCGCTACCCCGACGACGGTCAGGTCACCCTGGCCATAGACGGATCAGCAAGTCTGCGGGTAGCCCTGCGCGTGCCGAGCTGGTCGGAGCGGACCGCCCTCGACGGCGAACCGGTGACCCCCGACCCGGATGGCTACCTGCGCCTAACCGTCACCGAGCCAGTCACGCTCACTCTGGACCTGACCCCTCGCTGGACCCGGGCGCACCACCGTGCCGACGCCCTGCGCGGGGCGCGGGCGATTGAGGTGGGCCCGCGGGTGTACTGCGTGGAGCAGGTGGACCTGCCCGACGGCGTGGCTCTCGATGACGTGCTGGTTGCCGAGGGTGCCGAGTTGAGCGCACAGGAGCAGGGCGGGCAGATGCGGATCGGCCTGCGCGGGATCCTCCGCGCGGAGCGCGCCGCAGACGAGTTGTACCCGGGCGCCCCTCAACAGGCCGAGCCCGGCACTGACCTGGCGATGACCGCCGTCCCGTTCGCCTCCTGGGGCAACCGGGGCAGCACAGCGATGCGGGTGTGGATACCCGTTGTCTGA
- a CDS encoding extracellular solute-binding protein, producing the protein MIRNTKRWRYAPAVAAATAGALALTACSGGSDGSEGGGGDTLQILVLKHPLTGAMADMGWVGDLEEAAGVTIEWEEVSADWDQKKSTMLAAGDIPDLVVGVNSITNADQATFTGLFEDLSDDMDALPNVAAMFDALPETEQMATSTDGQIYGLPSYRRFWPDTATRQFINQQWLDNLGLEQPTTWDELHEVLLAFKDEDANGNGDPNDEIPMDWAPAGDTGFGFFQPTVLLGGLGMPISDGGGQGYFVEDGQVGNFLIDERYRDLIAFLHELYADGLISQDVMTQDYSAYQSVARGDGDDARVGFTWGWTGSDRVGAQLAEQYTAMAPLVADASMDPSEVSWSYDAYGLNYGVNSITMAAQSDNREAALAVINAFYDQDISVQALWGDLGENVEETGSGAYEVLPPADGETDPSSWKWTTTLADNSPGWIRDDIEVTLPSDLQEAVEQYEPLAAAVENVDPATDIFPGALIRMSEEDLNQLSLNNTAVFGIAMQRWATWITEGGVEADWDTYVAEVEGAGLAQNIEIHQGYYSEFAGSQG; encoded by the coding sequence ATGATCCGGAACACGAAGAGATGGCGGTACGCACCCGCCGTAGCCGCGGCGACGGCCGGTGCGCTCGCGCTGACCGCCTGCTCCGGCGGAAGCGATGGGAGCGAGGGCGGTGGGGGCGACACCCTGCAGATCCTCGTGCTCAAGCACCCGCTGACCGGGGCGATGGCCGATATGGGCTGGGTGGGTGACCTGGAGGAGGCCGCCGGGGTCACGATCGAGTGGGAGGAGGTCTCGGCGGATTGGGACCAGAAGAAGTCCACGATGCTCGCCGCCGGGGACATTCCGGACCTGGTTGTCGGCGTGAACTCGATCACCAATGCCGACCAGGCCACGTTCACCGGGCTGTTCGAGGACCTCAGTGACGATATGGACGCCCTGCCGAATGTGGCGGCCATGTTCGACGCCTTGCCGGAGACCGAGCAGATGGCAACCAGCACTGACGGGCAGATCTACGGGTTGCCGAGCTACCGGCGGTTCTGGCCGGACACCGCCACGCGGCAGTTCATCAACCAGCAGTGGCTGGACAACCTCGGCCTCGAGCAGCCGACCACCTGGGACGAGCTGCACGAGGTGCTGCTCGCCTTCAAGGACGAGGATGCGAACGGCAACGGTGACCCGAACGATGAGATCCCGATGGACTGGGCACCGGCGGGCGACACCGGCTTCGGCTTCTTCCAACCCACGGTGCTGCTCGGCGGCCTCGGCATGCCGATCTCCGACGGCGGTGGGCAGGGCTACTTCGTCGAGGACGGCCAGGTGGGCAACTTCCTCATCGATGAGCGCTACCGCGACCTGATCGCCTTCCTGCACGAGCTCTACGCCGACGGACTGATCAGCCAGGATGTGATGACCCAGGACTACTCCGCGTACCAGTCCGTGGCTCGGGGCGACGGGGATGACGCCCGCGTCGGGTTCACCTGGGGCTGGACCGGATCGGACCGGGTGGGTGCGCAGCTGGCCGAGCAGTACACCGCCATGGCGCCACTGGTGGCCGACGCCTCGATGGATCCGAGCGAGGTGAGCTGGTCCTACGACGCCTATGGCCTCAACTACGGCGTCAACTCGATCACCATGGCCGCCCAGAGTGACAACCGCGAGGCCGCCCTGGCCGTGATCAACGCCTTCTACGATCAGGACATCTCCGTGCAGGCGCTCTGGGGCGATCTGGGTGAGAACGTCGAAGAGACCGGGTCCGGTGCGTATGAGGTGCTGCCTCCCGCCGATGGCGAGACGGACCCGTCCTCCTGGAAGTGGACCACCACGTTGGCCGACAACAGCCCCGGGTGGATTCGTGACGACATCGAGGTGACCCTGCCGTCCGACCTGCAGGAAGCCGTAGAGCAGTACGAGCCGCTGGCTGCCGCGGTGGAGAACGTGGACCCCGCGACGGACATCTTCCCCGGTGCGCTGATCCGGATGAGCGAGGAGGACCTGAACCAGCTCTCGCTCAACAACACCGCCGTGTTCGGGATCGCGATGCAGCGCTGGGCCACGTGGATCACCGAGGGTGGCGTGGAGGCCGACTGGGACACCTATGTGGCCGAGGTGGAGGGCGCGGGCCTGGCGCAGAACATCGAGATCCACCAGGGCTACTACTCCGAGTTCGCCGGCTCACAGGGCTGA
- a CDS encoding ABC transporter permease: MTATTTGPARPPGVVPSRGPAPDPPKGRRTGVPALRRHVHRYWQLWVMALPAIAFVAIFAYVPMYGLQLAFREFDFAAGLTGGEWVGLKYFRQFFESPQFWTLMRNTVVISMTTLVVGFVAPIALALMVNQVIGRRRKRFLQTATYLPHFISIVVIVGMLQVFLSPSSGLITRVAEMVGVSGSNFLGDTSAFVPVYVISEVWQHAGWNSIIYLAALASVDTQLYEAARIDGAGRFTIIRHIDIPALVPTMIILFILNMGTVLSTGFEKIFLMQNPLNLGVSEVLATYVYKIGILSNQFSYGTAIGLFNTLINFAFLVIANQIAKRVSNTSLW; encoded by the coding sequence GTGACCGCGACAACCACCGGCCCCGCGAGGCCACCAGGGGTGGTGCCTTCGCGGGGCCCCGCACCTGACCCGCCGAAGGGGAGGCGAACCGGCGTGCCCGCGTTGCGGCGACACGTGCACCGTTACTGGCAACTGTGGGTGATGGCCCTGCCCGCGATCGCGTTCGTGGCCATCTTCGCCTACGTGCCGATGTACGGGTTGCAGCTCGCGTTCCGGGAGTTCGACTTCGCCGCCGGGCTCACCGGTGGTGAGTGGGTGGGACTGAAGTACTTCCGCCAGTTCTTCGAGAGTCCGCAGTTCTGGACCCTGATGCGCAACACCGTGGTGATCAGCATGACCACCCTGGTGGTGGGGTTCGTCGCCCCGATCGCCCTCGCGCTGATGGTCAACCAGGTGATCGGGCGCCGCCGCAAGCGGTTCCTGCAGACCGCCACCTACCTGCCGCACTTCATCTCGATCGTGGTGATCGTGGGCATGCTGCAGGTCTTCCTCTCCCCCTCCTCCGGGCTGATCACCCGGGTGGCCGAGATGGTGGGCGTCTCCGGCTCGAACTTCCTCGGCGACACCTCGGCCTTCGTGCCCGTCTACGTGATCTCGGAGGTCTGGCAGCACGCCGGGTGGAACAGCATCATCTACCTCGCCGCGCTGGCCAGTGTGGACACCCAGCTGTACGAGGCGGCCCGGATCGACGGGGCGGGGCGGTTCACGATCATCCGCCACATCGATATCCCCGCGTTGGTGCCCACGATGATCATCCTGTTCATCCTCAACATGGGCACCGTGCTCAGCACCGGCTTCGAGAAGATCTTCCTGATGCAGAACCCCCTGAACCTGGGGGTCTCCGAGGTGCTCGCCACCTACGTGTACAAGATCGGCATCCTGTCCAACCAGTTCAGCTACGGAACGGCGATCGGGCTGTTCAACACCCTGATCAACTTCGCCTTCCTGGTGATCGCCAACCAGATCGCCAAGCGCGTATCCAATACGAGTCTGTGGTGA
- a CDS encoding carbohydrate ABC transporter permease produces MRLSSLKHRTPGDIAFTIGLVVTCTVVLFVTLYPIYFVVIASVSDPTMVATGRVWFIPQGISWFGYEQILADQRIWTGYRNTILYTVVGTAVNLLVTLPAAYALSRREFRPRKVLMFFFAFTMFFNGGLIPMYLLLRDLNLLDNWLVFILPTAVNVYNLIIARAFFENSLPEELFEAATIDGSNYFQFFLRMALPLSMAIISVIGLYYLVQHWNDFFTGLVFVRDYDKQPLQIVLRDILISNQAFSGGAGGSGGSGGGSYAQQFADQIKYGVIVVSTLPVIVLYPFLQRYFEKGVLIGSVKG; encoded by the coding sequence ATGCGACTGTCCTCCCTGAAGCACCGCACCCCCGGCGACATCGCCTTCACGATCGGGCTGGTGGTCACCTGCACCGTGGTGCTGTTCGTCACGCTGTACCCGATCTACTTCGTGGTGATCGCCTCCGTCAGTGACCCCACGATGGTGGCCACCGGGCGCGTCTGGTTCATCCCGCAGGGGATCTCCTGGTTCGGGTACGAGCAGATCCTCGCCGACCAGCGAATCTGGACCGGGTACCGGAACACGATCCTCTACACCGTGGTGGGCACTGCAGTGAACCTGCTGGTGACCCTGCCCGCCGCGTACGCACTCTCCCGGCGCGAATTCCGCCCGCGGAAGGTGCTGATGTTCTTCTTCGCGTTCACCATGTTCTTCAACGGCGGGCTCATCCCGATGTACCTGCTGCTGCGGGACCTCAACCTGCTCGACAACTGGCTGGTGTTCATCCTGCCGACGGCGGTGAACGTGTACAACCTGATCATCGCCCGGGCGTTCTTCGAGAACTCCCTGCCCGAGGAGCTCTTCGAGGCGGCCACGATCGACGGATCGAACTACTTCCAGTTCTTCCTCCGGATGGCGTTGCCGCTGTCCATGGCGATCATCTCGGTGATCGGCCTGTACTACCTCGTGCAGCACTGGAATGACTTCTTCACGGGCCTGGTGTTCGTGCGTGACTACGACAAGCAACCGCTGCAGATCGTGCTGCGCGACATCCTCATCTCCAATCAGGCCTTCTCGGGCGGGGCCGGCGGGTCCGGGGGATCGGGAGGCGGCAGTTACGCCCAGCAGTTCGCCGACCAGATCAAGTACGGCGTGATCGTGGTCTCGACCCTGCCGGTGATCGTGCTCTACCCGTTCCTGCAGCGATACTTCGAAAAGGGTGTGCTGATCGGGTCGGTGAAGGGCTGA
- a CDS encoding YesL family protein, whose translation MQRLLGWHQRIGRFGLRLLCLHVLWLAWTLRGGVVFGIFPATSAVHGVLRDDARFARQHPDDWPPLRGLRARFAQLWRAEFAAANRLGTLLGVIWAVLLVDRVLVTRLDFSSLGGPESLGPVLAGAHTVAGVVLALLTMVVWPLQAHFDDGARVLLRRSLVLVAGRPMIAALTAAGGGLVVCAYYLVPGLVPVFGVTAPAAMATACLWRTGVLAAPAPASAHAPIPAAHPSLATTH comes from the coding sequence ATGCAACGCCTCCTCGGCTGGCACCAGCGGATCGGCCGGTTCGGTCTGCGGTTGCTCTGCCTGCACGTGCTCTGGCTGGCGTGGACGCTGCGCGGTGGCGTGGTGTTCGGCATCTTCCCTGCCACATCGGCCGTGCACGGGGTACTCCGCGACGATGCCCGGTTCGCGCGGCAGCATCCCGACGATTGGCCACCGTTGCGGGGTCTGCGAGCCCGGTTCGCGCAGCTGTGGCGGGCCGAGTTCGCCGCCGCCAACCGGCTCGGCACCCTCCTGGGCGTGATCTGGGCGGTGCTGCTGGTGGACCGCGTGCTGGTGACGAGGCTGGATTTCAGCAGCCTCGGCGGCCCGGAGAGTCTCGGCCCGGTGCTCGCCGGTGCGCACACCGTGGCCGGGGTGGTCCTCGCGCTCCTGACGATGGTGGTGTGGCCGTTGCAGGCCCACTTCGACGACGGCGCTCGTGTGCTGCTGCGCCGCAGCCTCGTGCTGGTGGCCGGCCGGCCCATGATCGCCGCGCTCACCGCGGCCGGTGGGGGACTGGTGGTGTGTGCCTACTATCTGGTGCCCGGGCTCGTCCCCGTGTTCGGGGTCACGGCACCCGCAGCGATGGCGACTGCCTGTCTGTGGCGCACCGGTGTGCTCGCCGCCCCGGCACCTGCTTCTGCCCACGCACCCATCCCCGCCGCGCACCCGAGCCTGGCCACGACCCACTGA
- a CDS encoding sialidase family protein → MRREPLRTTTVHRGAVGEMGSLYTRLLVTDADGPNAGAILLTWELRLGVADDGGPSFPIWRSLDGGHSWATLSEVPDLRYGYGNRYQPMLYELPADIAHLRRGDLLLAGNAIPADGSSTHLVLYSSSDGGRTWAYESTVDSGGPAIYSPRSDAATTAVWEPDLHLIEGVLHCFFADEREKDRGMLQVIARRSSTDLRTWSEKDLISGVGDRFHRPGMFVGTGEMPDGVHRAVIEVVGPAEVPVHLLTSRDGTDWGDPAAVGLPLRAEDGVAISGTPTIAWRERADGAVEMIATGRHSLRDGVAGNRALRSLDLGATWTSFELPTPAERLLTGDGSGYSQSVRWNADGDLVHATTVRSATGSHDVVVSVALAGSAGPRDQHAR, encoded by the coding sequence TTGAGACGTGAACCGCTCCGCACCACTACCGTCCACCGCGGCGCCGTCGGGGAGATGGGCTCGCTGTACACCCGCCTCCTGGTCACTGACGCGGACGGCCCGAACGCCGGCGCCATCCTGCTCACCTGGGAGCTACGGCTCGGTGTGGCAGACGACGGCGGCCCGTCCTTCCCGATCTGGCGCAGTCTGGACGGGGGGCACAGCTGGGCGACGCTCTCCGAGGTGCCCGACCTGCGCTACGGGTACGGCAACCGCTATCAGCCGATGCTGTACGAACTTCCCGCGGATATCGCGCACCTGCGCCGCGGGGACCTCCTGCTCGCCGGGAACGCGATCCCGGCCGATGGGTCCAGCACGCACCTGGTGCTGTACTCCTCCTCCGACGGTGGCCGCACCTGGGCGTATGAATCGACTGTTGACTCCGGTGGCCCGGCGATCTACTCCCCGCGTAGCGATGCGGCGACGACCGCCGTCTGGGAACCGGACCTGCACCTGATCGAGGGAGTGCTGCACTGCTTCTTCGCCGACGAGCGGGAGAAAGATCGCGGGATGCTGCAGGTGATCGCACGCCGTTCGAGCACCGACCTGCGCACCTGGTCCGAGAAAGACCTGATCTCCGGCGTGGGGGACCGCTTCCACCGCCCGGGCATGTTCGTGGGCACGGGCGAGATGCCCGACGGCGTCCATCGCGCCGTCATCGAGGTGGTCGGCCCGGCCGAGGTGCCGGTGCACCTGCTCACCAGCCGCGACGGCACTGACTGGGGTGACCCGGCCGCCGTCGGACTGCCGTTGCGCGCCGAGGACGGTGTGGCGATCTCCGGGACCCCGACCATCGCCTGGCGCGAACGAGCTGATGGCGCGGTGGAGATGATCGCCACCGGCCGGCACAGCCTGCGCGACGGCGTGGCCGGCAACCGGGCGCTGCGCAGCCTCGACCTCGGCGCCACCTGGACGTCCTTCGAATTGCCCACACCCGCCGAACGGTTGCTCACCGGAGACGGGTCCGGCTACTCCCAGTCGGTGCGATGGAACGCCGACGGTGACCTGGTGCACGCCACCACGGTGCGCTCGGCCACGGGAAGTCATGACGTGGTCGTATCCGTGGCGCTCGCCGGTTCAGCGGGCCCGCGGGATCAGCACGCTCGGTGA